A window from Culex pipiens pallens isolate TS chromosome 3, TS_CPP_V2, whole genome shotgun sequence encodes these proteins:
- the LOC120422732 gene encoding MMS19 nucleotide excision repair protein, with protein MKFPWSHSTLVEVLKNDAKLHHKCDKVCEDIASRKLDLSEFVEELGPALTHEEPAMRLKATSLLSSVLEKLPTDFLSEQQLDFLVTFYCDRMKDHHTIIPTILDGLLALANMNHIPKGAACKLLSSLFLSIPCQSQAKGDRSKYMNIIKIFSETHEEELKSMGPDFVYGVIGAIDGERDPRNLIFLFNFIPTFLARYSLFHMVEEMFEVFACYFPIDFHPNQNDPEPITRDMLAVKLEDCLCGTKEFAEHCIVLLLEKLDSTLNIAKLDSLRLLIKCCHVFTIAEIQPQLDDVWKALKLEMLPGSGNKEVFDLALEATKTVVVAAQTDSKVEENFLTNVFISLLGGISDVASKLFNNSIKIALECASASSGAALFVTNKLVPLILSQLHIDTLGALQKVALIEALQQILYVCKEMGVLLQLDKEIVGAAQKQFIQILVQEDDASELKKLAFTSVTNIPQVIADENRFVVYTNIVHILLSAGNEQLNVEDCLYQFAVHYSVEVMNVIVDKLVAKNYDSPSPSTLRIFNALSCLLPLEPMREKIVQFFLNLVFAHTQQEVGILVLQSLEVALQKPTASVLAEELHTKYNLIDKFNEQVHEESSSYTSDYLYAMSTLMKALMKQLSPEVQKKIVTKHLTGIDLTRLTDLYLTSGVLGYLDESITIEDHFENLVHDLTKLSLNAEDENVKTLCDHLLCSLFNRMPDDEHHRNVLMKMLAFLREELKSHNKRVVGILSWIGKGLLARGHPLAGEIVDDIADLLDHPSLGHAAALAFEVLSAEFPALHLPLIKNLFKQKLFVFVMKKLEQKVEQYGETHLKALVFVYKIAPHLVLKMNMEKVGPILLKCLSVADDHVLVTALKIVLHFVKEEDVFFRDHLQTLLPQLSKLAAFESSMKVRILALECLLYTTKYPPFLLLPFKQDVLTALQAALDDHKRLVRSAAVAARLQWFLIGTSKPDE; from the exons aTATTGCTTCGCGAAAGCTGGATCTGTCCGAGTTTGTAGAAGAACTGGGACCTGCTCTGACGCACGAGGAACCGGCAATGAGGTTGAAGGCGACCTCGTTGTTGTCGAGCGTTTTGGAAAAGCTGCCAACGGATTTTTTGTCGGAACAGCAGCTTGATTTTCTGGTAACTTTCTATTGCGATCGGATGAAAGATCACCATACCATTATCCCGACGATACTCGATGGACTGTTGGCGTTGGCTAACATGAACCACATTCCGAAAGGAGCCGCGTGTAAACTGCTGAGCTCGTTGTTCCTGAGCATTCCTTGTCAGAGCCAAGCAAAGGGCGACCGCTCCAAATATATGAACATCATCAAGATATTTTCTGAGACCCACGAGGAAGAGCTTAAGTCGATGGGACCGGACTTTGTGTACGGTGTCATTGGAGCAATCGACGGAGAACGAGATCCGCGGAATTTGATTTTCCTGTTTAACTTTATTCCAACGTTCCTGGCGCGCTATTCACTGTTCCATATGGTTGAGGAAATGTTCGAGGTGTTTGCGTGCTACTTCCCAATAGATTTCCATCCCAATCAGAACGACCCCGAACCGATAACGCGGGATATGCTGGCGGTCAAGCTTGAAGATTGTCTCTGCGGAACGAAGGAATTTGCGGAGCATTGCATTGTTTTGCTGCTGGAAAAGTTGGACAGTACTTTAAATATTGCCAAGCTGGATTCGCTGCGTTTGCTG ATTAAGTGTTGTCACGTTTTTACGATCGCCGAAATTCAGCCCCAGTTGGACGACGTGTGGAAAGCATTGAAATTGGAAATGTTACCAGGAAGTGGAAACAAGGAAGTGTTTGACCTGGCACTGGAAGCTACCAAGACGGTAGTTGTTGCCGCACAAACGGATAGCAAAGTCGAGGAAAACTTCCTCACAAACGTTTTCATCTCACTGTTGGGAGGAATCTCCGACGTGGCTTCCAAACTTTTCAACAACAGTATTAAGATCGCTCTGGAATGTGCTTCGGCATCGTCTGGTGCAGCGCTCTTCGTGACGAACAAGCTTGTGCCATTGATACTTTCGCAGCTACACATTGATACACTCGGAGCACTGCAAAAGGTTGCATTGATTGAAgctttgcaacaaattttgtaTGTGTGCAAGGAAATGGGCGTTCTGCTGCAACTGGATAAGGAGATTGTTGGTGCAGCCCAGAAACAATTTATACAAATACTGGTCCAGGAGGACGATGCCAGTGAGCTGAAGAAGCTGGCGTTTACCAGTGTTACGAATATTCCCCAGGTAATTGCGGATGAGAACAGATTTGTCGTTTACACGAATATCGTCCACATACTCCTATCGGCGGGAAATGAGCAGCTCAATGTTGAAGATTGTTTGTATCAGTTTGCCGTGCATTATTCGGTTGAAGTCATGAACGTTATCGTTGACAAGCTGGTTGCCAAAAACTATGATTCACCGTCTCCGTCAACTTTGCGGATTTTCAACGCACTATCTTGTCTGCTTCCGTTGGAACCGATGCGCGAAAAGATCGTGCAATTTTTCCTAAACCTCGTTTTCGCGCACACACAACAGGAAGTCGGCATCTTGGTCCTACAATCACTAGAAGTTGCTTTGCAGAAACCAACTGCAAGTGTGCTCGCGGAGGAACTGCACACCAAGTATAACCTGATTGACAAATTCAACGAGCAAGTGCACGAGGAAAGTTCATCGTACACATCAGACTATCTCTACGCCATGTCAACGCTCATGAAAGCTTTGATGAAACAGTTGTCGCCAGAGGTACAAAAGAAAATTGTAACAAAGCACTTGACGGGTATAGATTTGACACGGCTCACGGATCTCTACCTGACTTCCGGTGTACTTGGGTACCTGGATGAATCGATCACAATCGAAGACCACTTTGAGAATTTGGTACATGATCTAACCAAGTTATCCCTCAACGCGGAAGATGAGAACGTGAAAACCCTCTGCGACCATCTGCTCTGCAGTCTCTTCAATCGAATGCCAGATGATGAACACCATCGAAACGTGCTGATGAAGATGCTAGCGTTCCTGCGGGAGGAGTTGAAGAGTCACAACAAGCGAGTCGTCGGCATCTTGTCGTGGATCGGAAAAGGCTTGCTTGCCAGAGGGCACCCGCTAGCCGGAGAGATAGTCGACGATATTGCCGACTTGTTGGACCATCCAAGCCTTGGCCATGCTGCGGCTCTTGCGTTTGAGGTTCTGTCTGCTGAATTCCCAGCGCTGCATTTACCgttgattaaaaatttgttcaaacaaaaactgtTTGTATTCGTAATGAAGAAGCTGGAGCAGAAAGTTGAACAGTACGGCGAAACACATTTGAAGGCGCTTGTGTTCGTGTACAAAATTGCACCTCATTTAGTGCTGAAGATGAACATGGAAAAG GTTGGTCCTATCCTTCTGAAGTGTTTATCGGTGGCCGACGATCATGTGCTGGTAACAGCgctcaaaattgttcttcattttgtgaAGGAAGAAGATGTTTTCTTCCGCGACCATCTGCAAACCCTACTTCCTCAACTGTCCAAGTTAGCCGCTTTCGAATCATCAATG AAAGTGCGTATTCTTGCATTGGAATGTTTGCTTTACACCACCAAGTATCCTCCGTTCTTGCTGTTGCCATTTAAGCAGGACGTTTTGACGGCCCTGCAAGCTGCTCTGGACGACCACAAGCGTTTAGTGAGGAGCGCCGCCGTTGCTGCTAGGTTGCAGTGGTTCCTGATTGGCACAAGCAAGCCCGACGAATAA
- the LOC120422733 gene encoding MORN repeat-containing protein 4 homolog — MMEGIQTGVVKCGGYRYDDGTRYIGDWNQRGQKHGMGSMMFSDGTRYDGAFSNGVCSGLGVMCFPDGAKYEGEFMQGWFHGHGVFWRSDGMKYEGEFRGGRIWGLGLITFSDQSHGFPRNEGFFQDCRLVRKKRCPEVIQRAQKVALMARAQCDQGN, encoded by the exons ATGATGGAAGGAATTCAAACGGGTGTTGTAAAGTGTGGTGGCTACCGGTACGACGACGGAACTCGCTATATCGGGGACTGGAACCAGCGAGGCCAGAAACATGGCATGGGAAGCATGATGTTTTCCGACGGCACCCGGTACGATGGCGCCTTTAGTAATGGCGTTTGCTCCGGATTAGGAGTGATG TGTTTTCCTGATGGAGCAAA GTACGAGGGCGAGTTTATGCAGGGCTGGTTCCATGGCCACGGAGTGTTTTGGCGATCGGACGGCATGAAGTACGAGGGCGAGTTCCGGGGCGGTCGAATTTGGGGTCTTGGTTTGATTACGTTCAGTGATCAGAGCCACGGATTCCCGCGAAACGAAGGATTCTTCCAGGACTGCCGGCTGGTGCGAAAGAAGCGATGCCCCGAGGTGATCCAGCGCGCCCAAAAAGTGGCCCTCATGGCCCGGGCGCAGTGCGACCAAGGAAACTAA